A window of Glycine soja cultivar W05 chromosome 13, ASM419377v2, whole genome shotgun sequence genomic DNA:
ttttcaaaaatatattttacaaattaatttaaaattaatgagtcATGCAGGAATCAAATCTGTGACTTTTGTGTTATTAACACAATGTTTTAACCAACTGAGTCAGTTATgttataaaacaattaatatccctatatatatataatactaaaatttttaatgtatatttaacgCACGTGTAAGTTTAGATTATAAATTTTGTggcaattaattttgatctaataattaatttgtttacatatataaatttttatgaaatctatgatttttatttaaaatttatatatggaaaaaaatatattattagattaaaattaattgtaataaggCCAAAAAATGCACTAGTAGATTTATGttaataacatatttatttacttatataaatttttattaaacctatgatttttatttacaatttatatatgtaaataaataaattattagatcaaagttaattattacaaaatttattatataaatttacacgtttattaaatatacattaaaaaatttagtgttatatataactacattaattattttataacgtaATTGGTCTATTAAGCGTCGTGCTAATAATGTCAAAGTCATAGATTTGATTCGTTCATgagccattaattttaaattaatccaTAATATggatttttaattcataataaacTTACAAATTTGTAATCTATATCAACTTTACGAAAGGACAATTGTTTATCTTGTACTGAGTGTACTAGCAATTTGTTGGGTGTGAAAAACAAATGTCCTCAGGACTATAATGTCTGACCCAcgtaaaagaaaagattgactttttccttatggtatgGTCAATTCGAATCCATATTGGTCTAAAAAACATGTTATTTGAACATTATAAAGTGGTAAATaggtattaattttaaattacttgtGCGTAtccatatttaaatatttttttattgttttagaaATGATCAGGCATTCACACGTCTTTAATTAACTGGTTTcgtattaaaaattgaataaaaaagtgAGTTATGAATGAACTAAAAATTGAAGTGTCAAACCTATTTTTTCCCCACTCAAGTAAATTATTGTCCGgtttcattaatatatatatatatatatatatatatatatatacatatatattggcTGTAAAAGAATGACATTTTTTAAGCATTTGGTAGTTAACTTagggattttaattttaattgccgCTTGGAGAATACAGGCCCAAGTGAAGAGTAAACTTAAGAAATTGGGAGTTACTTGCAAATTGCTCTTGGCCACTGTTAAGGAGcagaaattttttattccaaaattatGTTTCCATGCGATTATGATTTCTTTGTTATACAATTTTTACATCCCTCTTATTATAATGAAATTGTgatttcatcaaatatttttcCGTCCCAAGTATAACAACAGAAATATGTTTAATGTTTCCTTTGTATAAAGATGGGGTGTGAAGAAATTACacaacaaaaatgtatttttgtgtACAAAATCCAAAACAGAAatacatcaaatattttttcgCACCCCTTTTTTATACAATGCAAATGTGTTTTCATTAGacattttttcttgaattaagttaccttttttatttgaattaattttgatacaaattatattaatgacGACACACATTACTTTTATTaacaataatcaaattaattgttacataaattacctttttatttaaatttaaattaatgatgacataaattattctttttagttcaaatcaaaataatatcatgaattaatttgtttacaattaataaagataattcttataataattaaattaattatctttataaATGGTAACTTGCatccaattaattttattttgttgaaaaaatatattgagtattattaaaaatggtaagttatatcataattaatttaattacttaaaaaggaTAACTtgcatttataattaattaaaaaatcataaaaacaaaaaaatacaacataaatatgatttcattgtgtttttttttaataaaaaaatatacaaccaGAATATGATTCCGTTGTGTGTGTCAATGAAgatcaaaatgaaattttgtttttattgtgtaGGAAGACATACGTAAGAAGAAGGGGAGAAGAATGAGGGGTGAAGTGTTTGAATAGGGGTGTAAAATAGTCTTTTTCAGAGAGTTTAAAGTTTTGTAGAGCAATCTTTGTAGGGACCAATAGTAACTCCCTAAGAAATTTCATTTGGACCGAGCCATGGccatttggatatgttgtttggCATTGGTGTGGGAATACCAAGAGACTATTGCTTCCTACACcccatgaaaattttaaaaccaacTGAATGAGCAAAAATGACCTTTAGGTCTCACTAGACACCCTTGTCTCACCCTAGCAAATCCAGTGTTTCGATGAGATCAATGACCTAACTGATTTTCACAACATTGGAGGAAAGTGAACGGTCAAAAGGGTTGTTGATGAGAAAAATCTTGTTAAGTGTTTATTGAAGTATTTAGAAGAGTGTCCAATACACATATTCCAAAAGTATAAATCTATTCTGgaatatatattatgaaatatGTTTCTGgattacttatatatttttggaatgcttaattattattttagtctttaaatttaAGGGATAtgattttttagtccttgaaatttaaaaatattttttttgtcctgAATTTTaacaatttgtttgttttaatctTTGTCACAATAAATTGATGATGATTTTTAGTACTATGATAGTTTTAAAATGCGgttaaaaataacaactaatttattaaagataaaaactaccACAAACTATCAATTTATTAAGCTAGAGACTAAAGAATAATTTgtcaaaattcaagaaaaaaaaacatttttatattttagggactaaaaaaaacacatttcaaATTCAGAAACTCAAGCAGTAATTAAGTCTTTTTTTAAACTAGTTTTGATAACAtagatcaatttttatatttattttaaaattttttgaaaCCAGTTTGATAAGAAAATGGATTGATTTTCCAAATTAAGTCATAATGTTGATTCATTttgaatttactttttaaaactatcagtgtaaaaaaaaatcaccacaaAGTGGTTAAAGACATAAAGTGtcaatttattatgttaataattaaaaaatgatttgtcaaaattcaaggactaaaaaattatttttaaatttcaaagacaaaaaaatatatcataaattcaatgactaaaataataattaattctttttggGAATGAccatttcataataaatttgatAGAATGTTGTAAACATTTTGGTATTTGTCTTATATTTCtacgaattaaaaaaattataaaattaaatatgtaaagaattatgattaaaatatgttttatgatatatatttcaaaataaataatatcatattatataaaatagtatCTATTaagtcaaattttttattattaatatataattatttaaaaatataacgtttttttataaaaacaatatagaAAAGTAAAGCAAGTTAGAATCACTCGAATAAATATACCAAAAAAGAATCACTAAAatttgaacttatcaaaattaattttagaccaAATCAAATTAGTTTAGTGGGGGCAGAATCGTCCTCTTATGCCTTGCATTTGGACTTTCATTTGACAATGGCTCATGACTGCAACTTTCAACTCGATGGTTACTAAATTCGAAAGCTATCGTACCTGTAGCTTCCTTGAAATAATGTCATCCTTGACAAAGGCTATAAAAAAGTATAAGGATCCCATTAAAGATGGATCAAATGTCATACTTTGAGGCAAAGTTCCTTAGTAAAAGTGTCATTTATAAGGACTAGAGTTATgagataaaaataagttaaaaagtaacatattataattttataagaataaaaaaaatagatgaaaaattttataacaacaaattttttttactaattttatagaaacaaaaaatatattttaacctaaaaataataaaacatgagTTGACATCAGTAAAACATAAGTCACTAATATACTATGCTTCCTTATGAAATTAAGATAAactcattttcttaatttcctAAACACCGGTTCCTTGTAGAGAGGTAACACTTTCTAAATTACTACTCAAAACTCAAATAGTAGATGTAGATCTGAACAAACAAACTAAGTTAGCGACTCAAAATGCTTATATTAATCTAAAAACGCTTAATAAATGCTCTCATCTTAATAAAGGCTTATTATCAACACAAAATGCTTATTAACCTAAAAACGCCAAAACTCTTAATTCATCATCATAGGCAAGCTATTAACTTTTATGGCTTATTAGCTCACTAAATTTATCATCCTTGAGAGTCAGAATacttttcacattttttacacGTATGCATTATCTCTGTTTTTTAAGCTTACAAGCAAATCCAatacttttcttttaatattgttCACTGGAATTTGCTAAACCACTACTAAATCGAAACAAATCTTTACCAAACTCAAAAGCTAACTTGTTGGAagaagacaaaaagaaaaaaaagaaaagaaaagaaaaaacaagggGATAGTATAGATATGTGAATCATTGATTCATTTTCCATCGAGTCTACGCACATGCTTATGCAATTCATCTCTACCCTATGTTAAAATAACACATTAAGATTAGTGTCTCTATCTCtcctgttataaaaaaaattgtcaaacaTGCTCTTATTCTAGGATGTTTCGGATTGTGGGCGTAATATACTTGTCAACAGTGGAATGTTTGCAATATTACACATGTATTTACTAGGAAGGATCCACGGGAAAAAATAAATCCATTGCAATTGCAATATGCATTTTTTAtcgaataaataaataaagaagatttCGTGTGAACTTTGTGAAATGATTGAAAAGTACTAAAAAACACAATCATTGGTTACTTGTCAACATGGTACAAGCATGTACATGTGAAATTTCCCATATAAACTTAAGATACCTCATAAGAACCATTTTAACATGTAGGAAAATGTAGGCATCATAATGTATAAAACATGCTAAATCTTTAAGTTACATCATTTATAATATCATGTATTatcttctctttcctttttatatttctattataTATACTCCTTGTAGGGTAAgatgattcatttttttaataattattaacataATAATCTTAAAGAACTAGTTTAAAGTGGAAGAAAGGGATGAACACAGTTGACTTGACCTTACTCGATTCCTTCCAACAGCACTCTTCTTCTCCCTGGTCATAATTCATTTGCAATTCTTGTTGAAACAATGCATCTAGAGGTATATGAACAAGTCTCACTATCTTTCTTGGTCTGCTGTCGGTGTTTGTGACCTCGAAATTTCGTTCACCAGTGTTTTGGGTTGAATTCTGCTTACCCTTCAAGTATTTTTCAGTTTCCcagaaaaaaatattggtgTGGCTAGTCAAAGTTGAGCTTTTTTTGTCCCTTTTGTTATCATAGTTTGATTCCTTCACCAAAGTTATATAAACATGTTGTATGTGTTTTGGAGTTTCAGCTAGAGACTTGGACAATTTTGGTTGCTATTGTGTGCATCTTGGTATTTCTTCTGAAGGAGTTTGTTATGGGAGGGAAGAGCTCAAAAGGGAGTGGTAGGAGGTATGATTTTGGTGCTTCTTCATCTTCAAGGGATAATAGCTATGGTGGATACCCTCCGCAATCACCATACACTTCTTATCAAACACCTCAGCACCCTTGTGCATCAGCATCAGCATCAGCTCCATTTTATGACTATGCACAGCCAAAAAGGAAGTTGGATAAGAAGTATTCCAGAATAGCTGATAATTACCGTTCTTTGGATGAGGTGATTAGATCATTGCATGTAACAGTGCTTTGTGATTTTCATCGGTAAAtgttagttattaattattagtattttgttaGCGGGGGAATCGAATCCAGGACATGTCTCTCCCGCTTCTCCTTTGCTAATTgtgattttcatatatattatcaGCAACTATTTGATCTCCTTTGATTTTGCTTGTTGTCATTATCATTGACTCGTCTTGTTGGGGGTTACAACATTGACTTAAAAACCTATACTCCCTTCTATGCTAATGTGAAAGCAGTTTAGATAAAGAGTTCAAAGGAAAAAGGGGTGCCAAAGATTGGGGTTCATTAATATTTACTACCGATTTTACAAGTAACCTTATACAGAATTGTAGATATATCAGAATTACTACTGTTttggtttataataataatttattaactgtgtcaactaacaattaacatgtTCACAACTCCAGAGAGAAAATACACAATATTTTTGTCCAATAATAAAGTAATGAACACAGGTTACTGCTGCACTTGCGAATGCTGGGCTGGAATCTTCTAATCTCATTGTTGGAATTGATTTCACCAAGAGCAATGAGTGGACAGGTGTTTATCTCTTACTAACAATATTTGATGCTTGAATCTTTTGTGATGAGTTATAATGCTAAATATATGTGTTGCTTTGAAAATCAGGGAAGAGGTCATTCAATCGAAAAAGTTTACATGACATTAGAAGTGGTCAAAACCCTTATGAACAAGCAATTTCTATTATCGGAAAGACTTTATCTGCTTTCGATGAAGATAACTTGATTCCCTGTTTTGGATTCGGAGATGGTAATGTCAGATATGAAACTAACTGCCTTTCCAATGAAGTTGTTTAAGTTTCCAGACTGCAACCATGATTTGTCTTTctcctttcttcattttctttcagcGTCTACACATGATCAAGATGTATTCAGTTTCTTTTCAGAAGAGAGGTTCTGCAATGGGTTTGAGGAAGTTCTGACACGATACAGACAAATTATTCCTTCCCTCAAACTCGCAGGTGTTGCATTTACCTATTATTATCTTAGAAGTTTTTTAATTAGGCTCATTAAAACTTACCGCATTCATGTGACAGGACCCACTTCATTTGCCCCTATTATTGAAATGGCTATGACTATTGTTGAGCAAAGTGGTGGCCAATATCATGTCTTGCTAATAATTGCAGATGGACAGGTAATTCTTTAATTCATATTTCATGCTGTTGAGCTGAATACTTTTTACTTTTAAGCACTTTTTATTTGTATCAGTCATCTTCAGTTTCATATCATAAATGAAGAAATTGCAAAGCTGTAGTTGTAACTGGTTTTCCTTAGAAATGCTATTATCTACTGTAGCTCACCAGCTCATAATATCACATGTTACATGTCACCAATTGCAGAAGAAAACTACATCTGCACAATTCTATCAATACCTGGATAAATTACATCAGTTAGTTGTAGATATTCATTGTTTCTTCCCTGTGCTAGGGCTTCAAAAACTGATACTCAGCTTGTTGCACAGGTGACTAGAAGCGTTGACACACAGCATGGCAACTTAAGTCCGCAAGAGCTTAATACAATAAATGCAATAGTAAAAGCCAGGTAATTAGTTAGTTTTCTCTCTAATGGAGTACCATTCTGcattcttaatttcttatattCCTTTACAATTGCAGTGAGTATCCACTGTCAATAGTTTTGGTGGGAGTTGGAGATGGACCATGGGAAATGATGAGGGAATTTGATGATAACATCCCTTCTCGTGTATTTGACAATTTTCAGGTTTGGTATAATTAACTTAGCCTTTTTTACTTGCCATATTTAAATCTTCCTGTTATACTGaatgtgatatttttatttggttgGATGTAGTTTGTGAATTTTACTGAAATAATGAGGAGGAATGTAGATCCAGCCAGAAAAGAGACAGATTTTTCACTTTCAGCTTTGATGGAGATACCTTCTCAATACAAGGCAACCCTAGAGCTTGGCATATTGGGGTGATAACTTAATATCATTTCATTACATTAAAACAGGGAATTTATAGCCTGTTATGTAGGGTTTTTTCTAATGTAATAACCAATAACTGAATTTGAAAATCTCATGTCTTCATTGATATGTGTAGTTCACGGAGGGGACATTCACCAGATAGGGTTGCTCTACCCCCACCTCTTTATAGTAGAACCTCTTCCAGCATCAGCACAAAATCTACAAGGTCAAACAGTTTTCAGCAGAGGACACCTACACATACTAGCTATGATAGCGGTGTTCACACAGAGACATCATCAAGTTCTTTATACGATAATAAGGTATTAAGACCATGCTTTCTAATGTTATAAATGTCTTTCTTATTAAACTAAGACACAGTTTAGCTTTCCACCCTTAATGTCATCATAGTGATTCATGAtcatttgattcatttctttatCACTTGAATAGTGTGGTTTacataattcatatatatgaCTTGGTTGACTGCAGGTTTGCCCCATTTGTCTTACCAATGCAAAGGATATGGCCTTTGGTTGTGGGCATCAGGTAACCAATTAAGTTACATGCCACTAATTAGTAACCTTGATTCTTATATTTAAGGTTGTCTCATGTATGAAAAGGGCCAAACATATATTAAGTTTTGTTCCTTCTCCCATGCATTTTCTCTTGTGGCAGACTTGTTGCGAGTGTGGAGAAGACCTCCAATTCTGTCCCATTTGCCGGAGCACAATCCATACTAGAATAAGGCTTTACTAGTTAGCTTTGATGCAGAAGTACTTTCAATGAAAATTTCATCATTTCCAGAATAAGGTTAGTCATAAAAGTTTCATAACCTTTGAATGTTCTATCGATGCTTTAAGTCATAAATTAACGTGATTCATACGCAGGCAGGGGCTGCAAAAGGATGTGCAGATTTGGTCAGGCTCTTTTCAAGATGGTTTCTTGTCCATAAAAACTGCACTCGCAATTTCGAGGCAAAACTTGTATTCCCAGTTACAGTTAGGAAGAAGTGTTCACAGAAAGAATTGGCCTTCCCTGTTGTATATATATGCAGTTCATGTGTCTTGGAAGGCatcatgtttttaaataaactgCTTGTATAAAAATTGTTTGCATTTTTCTAAAGAGCATTTATTGTTTTGGTCAAATCTAGATTGTCTTTCTACAAAGCATGAATCCATGTATTTGATCTTTTTCATGTGGATGGCTGGGGAATAAACTCAGCAACTCACGAAAGTAATGTTGATGCGAAAATTAACGGACAATATTACGTGAACatgcataataaattataaatgtgttAGAATATCAATAGTTGGTTTTctcattaataaataataactgagattatttactttaaaaGATCTAAATCTGGAAAATATTATTCTAAATTGACCGACTTTGAATTAGAGTAAGCAAGGTTATGCTTATAAATTTTAGGGGAAGATGCACTAAATTCCCTTAAAAATTCTTTAATTGACACTCACTTCTAGTTTTTAAGTGAACGCACTTACCTCCCTTGTTTGTTTCTCCAAGTGACACACCCCCTAAGTTAATAACACTGTTTGCGCTctgttaaaagaattaaatcacgagcttttattaaaaagagaagaaatgtTCAAATATGAGATGCAAACGTTATTGCATCTTAGTGTTCAAATGTTCAAGGTCAATACTAGTGCTATTTGTACTTATGGACAGGCTTAACCTGGCACTACTTGTGCTATTGTTTAGCTAATTTCAATAAAGTTACTTTGTTTATCGAAAAAAAAAGTGACCGAACGCTTAAATTGGATATACAATCTAGTGGGTCACCAGAGCTCAATGTCTGCTAAGGGATCACGTAACAGATCATACGGCCAACTTCATCAACTTGAATTAAGTTTCCATTGGTACACCACAAATTGAAGAAAGATGATGCAGCAAAATTTGAACAAAATTAGAGAACAAATGCAGGAAAAAGATAACTTAAGCAAGGCAAGTTAACAGAGTTAACATTACGGAAGGGTCTTTGCTTTTTAAAAACTACAATTATGGGAGGTCAAtgcaatttttttcataaatattttataacttaaaattataatttactttaattaaattaaggaTGAGCATGTGTTTACTTACCTTACCGTGACAGAATTATATCCTAGATGGCTTCATACCATATTTTAGTTTGAGGATGGCCAAATCTATGTTCTGTATAAATTCTATAGAGCTCGTGCTCTGCACATTCCTTTTAAAGCCCATTTTGGTTAAATAGCTTGAATAAGTGCTTATTAAATAAGTTCTATAGTATACAAGTATTTCCATGCGAGTTATTTCTATaattgaagagaaaatgaagataAACTATTTTCATATAAGTTGTAAGGTTTGTCTCAAGttattaatgaaagaaaaatgatatttgTATTAGTTTTACAACAAATTGTACAACCAAGAGAGTTTGATATGTAATAAATGATAGAACagaaagaaatagataaaaaaaatgatgttatatAAATGTTGTATGAATTTCTGTATGTGTATTACATCTCAAAATAAGTCTAAATAAACTGTAAATAATCGTTTCCAATACTCCTCGGAGTAAAATGAAAGCTGCCTCAACTAGTTTGTGTAAACTGTGAGGCTTGTGAAAGAccttaaaatgaaaacaatcgCCGATCTCCCTGAACTTTTTTCTACCCAAAAAAATAagcaataaaattattcaagtttcaataataattattaaaactaGGCTTCGGTATCCATCTGTCTGCCTCTTGAAGTATCTTGGTTGATAACAAATCAGACTGCAGGCTTCTTCCTTCTGGCTCTTGAAGGAACTTCTTATCGTCTATGTAAGTCTGTATCTCCGTAACTGTCCTCGCCAATTCTGGTATATTCTGTGATTTCAGATCAACTAAAAAGTTCTCAGAGACGACGTTCAGCATCTTTAAGAATTGAGATTTATATCTGTTATAGAGAGCAAATCCAGCCATCTGACAAAGTAGAATTTGTTAAACTTAGCAGATCTATATATAAAAAGCACCTCAACATTCTATACTACTTACTTGCAAGAATGCATTAAGCGAAACAGCTGTGTATTGATTTGCTGGGTGTGTATTCAAGAACCTTGCAAGCCATGCCCAACCTTCTTTCAAGCCGTGAAAATTTTGACAGTTTGTAATTTCAGTCTGTTGATACAAACAAGCATGGTCAACTTCTCAATGAAATCAGTGGTTGGCAAAACTGTCAAAGTAAATTTCTCGATTAGATATTCATGACAGACCTGAACCAGTGCACCATACATCTTCATGTATGATTCTAACCGCTTTAAATAATCTTCCGTACTCTCCATCTTTCCATCATCTTCTCGATAGCCAATACTTCTGAAGTATGCCTCTTTTGATTGATAGGCAGACTGACAAAAGCAAAATTAACAATACAGATTCAACCCCaatctataaaattatatttgaagaaCATGTGTTTGATCAtttaacagaaaaaataataaccCTCTAGCCATGattaatgttataaaatttgagtCAAAATATTAAAGGCAGTGTAGAATAAGGacaataaagaattaaaaaagatcTTTTATGTATCTATCTCCAACATTGCAAAATTATCCTTTCTGGCCGCATTAACTAATCATtctgaaaatgtattttttacgtCAGAAAAGTAGGATAGCTAATGTTAACATTGTAGCAGTTAAGAGATAACCATGCTGCTTttctcataaagaaaaattgagcTCAGACCTGTTATTTAGGCAAAATGTGATATCAAAAGGACCAATGAATGAATTTTAtgtagaaaaacatttttttttcctcttcaaagttcagattgacttcaaagacaattcaaatatacaaaataCATTGCTTCCTTAGCAACACAACCATACCACAATCTCTATAAAACAAGGCTAGGAAACTGCACAAGAATAAATGGCTCAGCAGTGTTTTCAAGTTCTATCAAGCTACCTTCTTGTAAACCAGGTGCTTTGGGACAGTATATATGCAAGCCCTGTGAAGCTCAGCTAGTAAAATATCCATAGCATGTGGGACCTGCTttgcaaattataaataatgaagCCCCagagtaaataaataattattgggAAAAAAAATCTCTATTCATTCTATCTTCCCTGCAGGCTAAGGATTAAACATGATGTACCTGAGATGTAACAAGAACAATGACATAGGCACTTGCAAAGGGCACATTAGCGGGGTTTGCACAGTATGCAACAACCTGTAAAGTATGTTGTCAGTTGTCAACTAACTTCGTTTACTAACAACCATAGCCAAGTAACCTAATTCTACTACTTCTCAGAAGATTTTGTTCCTCATTTCGAACATCTTAAGCCAATTACATGGATTTTAGCTACATTATTTGATCACAACTAAATATGGGGGTTGATCAAGTGACTTACATATagtttttattgacttggaaaAATTTTATGATCAAGTGGCAAAAGAAATATTATGGAAAAGAAAGATGTTCAAGTGGCTTAAATCTGGGCAATACAAGACATGTATGATGGGTAACTACTAGTGTGAGAACTCAAACAAATGAGTCTAAGGACTTCCCTAGTAGGATAAGATTATATCAAGGCTCAACCATAGGGCCTTACTTGTTTAACCTTGGATGTGCTTATTTTGGAACATACAAAAGATTGTCCGTAATTGCATGATTTTCGgggatgatatattttttattgaagaatCAAGGGAAGAAATTAACTTAAACTTGAGACTTTGAAGACACTTTGGAAACAAATAATTTCACTTGCATAGGAGTAAGCATGATTTTCGTGGATGATATAGTTTTGAATGAAGAATCAAGGGAAGCAATTAACTTAAACTTGAGACTTTAAAGACACTTTGGAAACAAATAATATCGCTTGCATAGGAGTAAGACTGGGTATATGCATTACAATTTTAACAAGAGGCAAGAGGAATATAACTTGGAAGTAAAGATGGGAAAAGATGTCATACTAAAGCGGGATGACTAAAATGAAGACAACAAGAGTTATTTGTAATTGCAAAGTACCTACCAAGCTTAAAGGAAAGTTCTATAGTATTACTATGTGTTGGCA
This region includes:
- the LOC114382491 gene encoding E3 ubiquitin-protein ligase RGLG5-like isoform X1; translation: MHLELETWTILVAIVCILVFLLKEFVMGGKSSKGSGRRYDFGASSSSRDNSYGGYPPQSPYTSYQTPQHPCASASASAPFYDYAQPKRKLDKKYSRIADNYRSLDEVTAALANAGLESSNLIVGIDFTKSNEWTGKRSFNRKSLHDIRSGQNPYEQAISIIGKTLSAFDEDNLIPCFGFGDASTHDQDVFSFFSEERFCNGFEEVLTRYRQIIPSLKLAGPTSFAPIIEMAMTIVEQSGGQYHVLLIIADGQVTRSVDTQHGNLSPQELNTINAIVKASEYPLSIVLVGVGDGPWEMMREFDDNIPSRVFDNFQFVNFTEIMRRNVDPARKETDFSLSALMEIPSQYKATLELGILGSRRGHSPDRVALPPPLYSRTSSSISTKSTRSNSFQQRTPTHTSYDSGVHTETSSSSLYDNKVCPICLTNAKDMAFGCGHQTCCECGEDLQFCPICRSTIHTRIRLY
- the LOC114382491 gene encoding E3 ubiquitin-protein ligase RGLG5-like isoform X2; translated protein: MGGKSSKGSGRRYDFGASSSSRDNSYGGYPPQSPYTSYQTPQHPCASASASAPFYDYAQPKRKLDKKYSRIADNYRSLDEVTAALANAGLESSNLIVGIDFTKSNEWTGKRSFNRKSLHDIRSGQNPYEQAISIIGKTLSAFDEDNLIPCFGFGDASTHDQDVFSFFSEERFCNGFEEVLTRYRQIIPSLKLAGPTSFAPIIEMAMTIVEQSGGQYHVLLIIADGQVTRSVDTQHGNLSPQELNTINAIVKASEYPLSIVLVGVGDGPWEMMREFDDNIPSRVFDNFQFVNFTEIMRRNVDPARKETDFSLSALMEIPSQYKATLELGILGSRRGHSPDRVALPPPLYSRTSSSISTKSTRSNSFQQRTPTHTSYDSGVHTETSSSSLYDNKVCPICLTNAKDMAFGCGHQTCCECGEDLQFCPICRSTIHTRIRLY